A region from the Bradyrhizobium erythrophlei genome encodes:
- a CDS encoding gluconate 2-dehydrogenase subunit 3 family protein, whose product MTMRRREFLAGTAILVLSTIKSRATIISGGLPWAPDAGSPPIPVRPGPWHYFTSEEGRAIEALADRIIPPDPQTPGGKDSGCAVFVDRQLAGPYGRSEGHYNQPPFMPGTKQQGSQSQKGPAAIYREALAALDRYCQSTYEGKRFADLSDEQKDELLKNLEDEKAKLEGVDGKSFFALLIKDVQTGFFADPIYGGNVDMVAWKMIGYPGARYNYLDWVDRHNERFPLPPVSLMGRADWSPKN is encoded by the coding sequence ATGACCATGAGGCGGCGCGAATTTTTGGCCGGGACGGCGATCCTGGTGCTCAGCACCATCAAGAGCCGGGCCACCATCATTTCCGGCGGCCTGCCCTGGGCGCCGGATGCCGGCAGTCCCCCTATCCCGGTTCGGCCGGGCCCCTGGCATTATTTCACCTCCGAAGAGGGCCGTGCCATCGAGGCACTGGCCGACCGCATCATTCCGCCGGATCCACAAACGCCGGGCGGCAAGGATTCAGGCTGCGCCGTCTTCGTCGACCGACAGCTCGCCGGGCCCTATGGCCGCTCCGAGGGCCATTACAACCAGCCGCCCTTCATGCCCGGCACCAAACAGCAGGGCTCGCAATCCCAGAAGGGGCCGGCAGCGATCTATCGCGAAGCGCTGGCCGCGCTCGATCGCTACTGCCAGTCGACCTATGAGGGCAAACGCTTTGCCGATCTGTCCGATGAACAAAAGGACGAACTTCTCAAGAACCTCGAGGATGAGAAGGCAAAACTCGAAGGCGTCGACGGTAAGTCCTTCTTCGCGCTGCTGATCAAGGACGTGCAGACCGGCTTCTTCGCGGACCCGATCTACGGCGGCAACGTCGACATGGTGGCGTGGAAAATGATCGGCTACCCCGGCGCGCGCTACAATTATCTGGACTGGGTCGATCGCCACAATGAACGCTTTCCGCTGCCGCCCGTGAGCCTCATGGGCCGCGCCGACTGGTCTCCGAAGAACTGA
- a CDS encoding GMC family oxidoreductase, producing the protein MPKKLPKKDVVIIGLGWTGSILANELTDEGLDVIAIERGPWRDAPTEFPPNFVQDELRYRIRHELFLRPEQNTFTFRNKMNQTALPIRDWGSFMPPNGVGGGGVHWNAETFRFLPSDFVARTHLTERYGAAFLPEDMTIQDFGVTYDDLEPHYDAFEYLCGTSGTAGNLRGQIQEGGNPFEGSRSRPYPTPAQKQPFSHTLFAKAARELGYKPFPQPSGNLSQAYTNPLGLRMGPCTYCGFCEWFGCGNYSKASPQTTILPLLVRKSNFTARDNSEVLHINLDGSGKHATGVTFVDTGGVEWEQPADLVILSAYTLFNVQMLLNSKIGTPYDPIANKGVIGRNFTHQTISTVNGFFDNKKFNFNPFIASGSIGMCIDEFNGDNFDHGPHGFVGGGYMGQVQTNGRPIQSASVPPGTPKWGAAWKSAARDNYLSTVRPGTGVHGSFYSYRDVYLDLDPTYKDRFGRPLMRMTIDFHDNELKQNAFLTDKFAEIIRAMGAHTLDKQYRKGPYDATDYQTTHLNGGAIMGTDPATSAINRYLQSWDVSNLFVTGASAFPQNAGYNPTGTVAALAFWAAAAIRGQYLKNPGPLVHA; encoded by the coding sequence ATGCCGAAGAAATTGCCGAAGAAGGACGTCGTCATCATCGGGCTGGGCTGGACCGGATCGATCCTCGCCAACGAGCTGACCGACGAAGGCCTCGACGTGATTGCGATCGAGCGCGGCCCCTGGCGTGACGCGCCGACCGAATTTCCGCCCAATTTTGTCCAGGACGAGTTGCGCTATCGCATACGTCACGAACTGTTCCTGCGGCCCGAGCAGAACACCTTCACCTTCCGCAACAAGATGAACCAGACCGCGCTGCCGATCCGCGACTGGGGCTCATTCATGCCGCCCAACGGCGTCGGCGGCGGCGGCGTGCACTGGAACGCGGAAACCTTTCGATTTCTGCCGTCGGATTTCGTCGCGAGGACGCATCTGACCGAACGTTACGGCGCGGCCTTCCTGCCCGAGGACATGACGATCCAGGATTTTGGCGTGACCTATGACGACCTCGAGCCGCATTACGATGCGTTCGAATATCTCTGCGGCACCTCGGGCACGGCGGGCAATTTGCGCGGCCAGATCCAGGAGGGCGGCAATCCCTTCGAGGGATCGCGTTCGCGGCCCTACCCGACGCCCGCGCAGAAGCAGCCCTTCAGCCACACGCTGTTCGCCAAGGCCGCGCGCGAACTCGGCTACAAGCCGTTTCCGCAGCCCTCGGGCAATTTGTCCCAGGCCTATACCAATCCGCTGGGCTTGCGGATGGGCCCGTGCACCTATTGCGGGTTCTGCGAATGGTTCGGTTGCGGCAATTATTCCAAGGCGAGCCCGCAGACCACCATCCTGCCGCTGCTGGTCCGCAAATCGAACTTCACCGCGCGCGACAATTCGGAAGTGCTGCACATCAACCTCGACGGCTCGGGCAAGCATGCCACCGGCGTTACCTTCGTCGATACCGGCGGCGTTGAATGGGAGCAGCCCGCCGACCTCGTGATCCTGTCGGCCTACACACTTTTCAATGTGCAAATGCTGCTAAACTCGAAGATCGGAACTCCCTACGATCCCATTGCCAATAAAGGCGTAATCGGCCGCAACTTCACCCACCAGACGATCTCCACCGTCAATGGCTTCTTCGACAACAAGAAATTCAACTTCAATCCGTTCATTGCCTCGGGCTCGATCGGCATGTGCATCGACGAATTCAACGGCGACAATTTCGATCACGGCCCGCACGGCTTCGTCGGCGGCGGCTATATGGGACAGGTGCAGACCAACGGCCGGCCGATCCAGTCGGCGTCGGTGCCGCCGGGTACGCCGAAATGGGGCGCTGCCTGGAAAAGCGCGGCGCGCGACAATTATCTCTCGACCGTCAGGCCGGGCACCGGCGTGCACGGCAGCTTCTACAGCTATCGCGATGTCTATCTCGATCTCGATCCCACCTACAAGGATCGCTTCGGCCGTCCGCTGATGCGGATGACGATCGATTTCCACGACAACGAGTTGAAGCAGAATGCCTTCCTGACCGACAAATTCGCCGAGATCATCCGCGCGATGGGCGCCCATACGCTCGACAAGCAGTACCGCAAGGGTCCGTATGACGCGACCGACTACCAGACCACCCATCTCAACGGCGGCGCAATCATGGGCACCGATCCCGCAACCAGCGCGATCAACCGCTATCTGCAGAGCTGGGACGTGTCGAATTTGTTCGTGACGGGGGCCAGCGCCTTCCCGCAAAACGCCGGCTATAACCCCACCGGCACGGTGGCCGCGCTGGCGTTCTGGGCGGCGGCGGCAATCCGCGGCCAGTATCTGAAAAATCCGGGGCCGCTGGTCCATGCGTAA
- a CDS encoding c-type cytochrome, with the protein MRNAAKLSIAIGAAAAWLGGIGLSGADPDSQAFDQIEKGRYLATVADCFACHTVPEVGKPFAGARPIETPFGVITSSNITPDDDTGIGAWTDEQFDNAVRKGVRPDGSRLYPAMPFPDYTKMSRDDVLAIRAYLKTVEPVHQPVKANTLPFPFNIRTAMRVWDGLYFTEGEFQPDSRQSAAWNRGAYLVQGPGHCTACHTPKTVLGGDKTTDNLRGFNLQGWFAPDITGDNNQGLGQWSEADITEYLKTGHNRFTAAIGPMTEEIVNATSQYSDSDLAAIATYLKSQPQRQDNPAPVPANSPVMIAGQAIYRDQCSACHGIDGRGVAMLFPSLAQSALVRAGDSTSAIHLVLRGGRSVATKQEPTAPGMPSFAWQLNDDQVAAVLTYIRNAWQTAGPVVSPEAVGKERNQLRTRSD; encoded by the coding sequence ATGCGTAACGCAGCAAAACTTTCGATCGCGATCGGCGCGGCCGCGGCATGGCTCGGCGGCATCGGCTTGAGCGGCGCCGACCCGGACAGCCAGGCATTCGACCAGATCGAGAAGGGCCGCTACCTCGCGACCGTTGCGGACTGCTTTGCCTGCCACACCGTGCCGGAGGTCGGCAAACCCTTTGCCGGGGCGCGTCCGATCGAGACACCGTTCGGCGTGATCACCTCGTCGAACATCACGCCCGACGACGACACCGGCATCGGCGCCTGGACCGACGAGCAGTTCGACAACGCCGTGCGCAAGGGTGTGCGGCCGGATGGCAGCCGGCTCTATCCCGCGATGCCGTTTCCGGACTACACCAAGATGTCGCGCGACGACGTGCTGGCGATCCGCGCCTACCTGAAGACGGTCGAGCCGGTGCATCAACCGGTCAAAGCCAACACGCTGCCGTTTCCGTTCAATATTCGCACCGCGATGCGGGTCTGGGATGGGCTGTATTTCACCGAAGGCGAATTCCAGCCCGACAGCCGCCAATCCGCGGCCTGGAATCGTGGCGCCTATCTGGTGCAGGGCCCCGGCCATTGCACGGCGTGTCATACGCCGAAGACCGTCCTCGGCGGCGACAAGACCACCGACAATCTGCGCGGCTTCAATCTTCAAGGCTGGTTTGCGCCCGATATCACCGGTGATAACAACCAGGGCCTCGGCCAATGGAGCGAGGCGGATATCACGGAATATCTCAAGACCGGGCATAACCGGTTCACCGCCGCGATCGGGCCGATGACGGAGGAGATCGTCAACGCCACCTCGCAATATAGCGACAGCGATCTGGCCGCGATCGCGACCTACCTGAAATCCCAGCCGCAACGGCAGGACAACCCGGCGCCGGTGCCGGCGAACTCGCCGGTGATGATCGCGGGCCAGGCGATCTACAGGGATCAATGCTCCGCCTGTCACGGCATCGACGGTCGCGGCGTGGCGATGCTGTTTCCGTCGCTGGCGCAATCGGCACTGGTCCGTGCCGGCGATTCCACCAGCGCCATTCACCTCGTGCTGCGCGGCGGCCGCAGCGTGGCGACCAAACAAGAGCCGACCGCACCGGGGATGCCGTCATTCGCCTGGCAGCTGAATGACGATCAGGTAGCGGCGGTACTGACCTACATTCGAAATGCCTGGCAAACGGCGGGGCCGGTGGTTTCTCCCGAGGCGGTCGGCAAGGAGCGCAACCAATTGCGCACCCGCTCCGACTAG
- a CDS encoding PAS domain S-box protein, whose translation MPDEGVSTGSGRAFPTAAGELAALIRRFDWAKAGLGPLATWPQSLKTVTETLLRSPVPIVLLWGEDGIMIYNDAYSGFAGGRHPHLLGSKVREGWPEVADFNDNVMKVGLGGGTLAYKDQVLTLYRHGRPEQVRMNLDYSPVLNEAGQPAGVIAIVVETTQRVVTEGLLRDRENDLARVQKIARVGGVTVDLRNGFDSGPRSPEYLEIHGLTPDAIDTHEDWIKRLHPEDRERAFQHFIATINGPELRYSSEYRIVRPSDGQVRWIACEAQIERDETGKPLRLVGAHIDITERTLAKELLRESEERFRLIANSAPVPMWVSKLDRTRSFANQAYLDFLGLAYQEAIVFDWRGILHPDDQARIVKESLAGEASLKPFVLEARYRRADGAWRWMRSESQPRWDPAGNHIGFIGVAHDITAAKEAEGELRRLNETLEQRIGERTAQLESNEAQLRAMFETSNQYQGLLDLKGNVIYANKTALTGIMAGAADVVGKPFWDTPWFSATPAVREAVANAFAAVKCGESMRTEMLLHLPIGDRYFDFAMRPVFDQYGGVTAVLPEAVDITERRQAEEALRQSQKMEAVGQLTGGVAHDFNNLLTIIRSATDFLRRRELPDERRRRYIDAISDTVDRASKLTGQLLAFARRQPLAPQVFDVGLQVEAIAQLIRPLVGNRIQIGIEVRDPDCFAMADIAQFETTLINLAVNSRDAMDGEGLISISIEKANAIPASGTSEKRDGKFIAISITDTGTGIPYDKLTSIFEPFYTTKEVGKGTGLGLSQALGFAKQSGGEIVVGSRVGEGSTFTIYLPQAAAPAIYADINAGALEAAIGGRGHRILVVEDNEDVGRFSTELLQDLGYATRRADNAKQALALIAADQSAFDLVFSDVIMPGMNGVELAAIIRERHPHLPVVLTSGYSSVLAEHAHQGFELIQKPYSVEVLSRTLRRAILERSSTNS comes from the coding sequence GTGCCTGACGAAGGAGTGTCCACAGGATCTGGTAGAGCGTTTCCGACCGCCGCCGGCGAGCTCGCCGCGCTGATCCGACGATTCGACTGGGCGAAAGCCGGCCTCGGGCCGCTTGCCACGTGGCCGCAGAGCCTGAAAACCGTCACCGAGACCCTGCTGCGTTCGCCGGTCCCCATCGTGCTGTTGTGGGGCGAAGACGGCATCATGATCTATAACGATGCCTATTCGGGTTTTGCCGGTGGCCGCCACCCGCATTTGTTGGGATCGAAAGTGCGCGAGGGATGGCCGGAAGTTGCCGATTTCAACGATAACGTCATGAAGGTGGGGCTGGGTGGCGGAACGCTGGCCTACAAGGATCAGGTGCTCACGCTCTACCGGCATGGACGCCCCGAACAGGTCCGGATGAACCTGGACTATTCGCCCGTTCTGAACGAGGCGGGCCAGCCGGCGGGCGTGATCGCCATCGTGGTCGAAACCACGCAGCGGGTCGTCACCGAAGGATTGCTCAGGGATCGCGAGAACGATCTGGCCCGCGTCCAGAAAATCGCCCGCGTCGGAGGGGTCACGGTCGATCTTCGCAATGGCTTCGACAGCGGACCCCGCTCGCCTGAATATCTCGAAATACACGGCTTGACCCCGGACGCGATCGATACGCACGAGGACTGGATCAAGCGCCTTCATCCCGAGGACCGCGAGCGGGCCTTTCAGCATTTTATCGCGACCATCAATGGTCCGGAACTGCGCTATTCGTCGGAATACAGGATCGTCAGGCCCAGCGATGGACAGGTCCGGTGGATCGCATGCGAGGCGCAGATCGAACGGGATGAAACGGGCAAGCCGTTGCGGCTGGTCGGCGCCCATATCGACATCACCGAACGCACGCTGGCGAAGGAACTGCTCAGGGAGAGCGAAGAGCGTTTCAGGTTAATCGCCAACAGCGCGCCGGTGCCGATGTGGGTCAGCAAGCTGGATCGCACGCGCAGCTTCGCCAATCAGGCCTATCTGGATTTCCTTGGCCTTGCCTATCAGGAAGCCATTGTCTTCGACTGGCGCGGGATTCTCCATCCCGACGATCAGGCGCGGATCGTGAAGGAAAGTCTCGCGGGTGAGGCCTCGCTCAAGCCGTTTGTGCTGGAAGCGCGATATCGCCGGGCCGACGGCGCGTGGCGGTGGATGCGATCGGAATCGCAGCCGCGCTGGGATCCCGCCGGCAACCATATCGGCTTCATCGGCGTGGCTCACGACATTACCGCGGCCAAGGAGGCCGAAGGCGAACTGCGCCGTCTCAACGAGACGCTCGAACAGCGCATCGGGGAACGGACCGCGCAGCTTGAATCCAACGAGGCGCAACTGCGCGCGATGTTCGAAACCAGCAACCAGTACCAGGGACTTCTGGACCTTAAGGGCAACGTCATCTACGCCAACAAGACGGCGCTAACCGGAATCATGGCGGGTGCGGCCGACGTCGTTGGCAAGCCGTTCTGGGATACGCCCTGGTTTTCCGCCACCCCTGCGGTCCGTGAGGCCGTCGCCAATGCCTTTGCGGCGGTCAAGTGCGGCGAAAGCATGCGGACCGAGATGCTGCTGCATTTGCCGATCGGCGACCGCTATTTCGATTTTGCGATGCGCCCGGTGTTCGATCAGTATGGCGGCGTTACCGCCGTGTTGCCGGAAGCGGTCGACATCACCGAGCGGCGGCAGGCCGAGGAGGCGCTACGTCAATCGCAGAAGATGGAGGCGGTCGGCCAGCTCACCGGCGGCGTCGCACATGATTTCAACAATCTGCTGACGATCATCCGCTCCGCCACCGACTTCCTCCGCCGGCGCGAACTGCCCGACGAGCGCCGCCGCCGCTACATCGATGCGATTTCCGACACGGTGGACCGGGCTTCCAAACTGACCGGACAGCTTCTGGCGTTCGCGCGCAGGCAGCCGCTGGCGCCGCAGGTATTCGATGTCGGCCTGCAGGTCGAAGCGATAGCGCAGCTGATCCGCCCGCTGGTCGGAAACAGAATCCAGATCGGTATCGAGGTTCGCGACCCCGACTGCTTTGCGATGGCCGATATCGCGCAATTCGAGACCACCCTGATCAACCTTGCCGTCAACAGCCGCGATGCCATGGACGGCGAGGGGCTCATTTCGATCAGCATCGAAAAGGCAAATGCGATCCCGGCTTCGGGCACCAGCGAGAAACGCGACGGAAAATTCATCGCCATCTCGATCACGGATACCGGCACCGGCATCCCGTATGACAAACTCACCTCCATCTTCGAGCCGTTCTACACGACCAAAGAGGTCGGCAAAGGTACGGGCCTCGGCCTCAGCCAGGCGCTCGGATTTGCCAAGCAGTCCGGCGGCGAAATCGTCGTCGGAAGCCGCGTGGGGGAAGGCTCGACATTCACTATCTATTTGCCGCAGGCGGCGGCGCCCGCGATTTACGCGGACATCAATGCGGGCGCTCTCGAAGCAGCCATCGGCGGTCGCGGCCACCGCATCCTCGTGGTGGAAGACAACGAGGATGTCGGACGGTTTTCGACCGAATTGCTGCAGGATCTCGGCTATGCGACCCGTCGGGCCGACAATGCCAAGCAGGCGCTGGCGCTGATCGCCGCGGATCAATCGGCTTTCGACCTGGTGTTTTCCGATGTCATCATGCCCGGCATGAACGGCGTGGAACTGGCTGCGATCATCCGCGAGCGCCATCCCCATCTTCCGGTGGTGTTGACCAGCGGCTACAGCAGCGTGCTGGCCGAACACGCCCATCAGGGCTTCGAACTGATTCAGAAGCCCTATTCGGTCGAAGTTTTGTCGCGGACGCTACGCAGGGCGATTTTGGAACGGTCGTCGACCAATTCGTAG